GCCCGTGGAGAGACAAGGAAGGAACGTCGAGAGATCGTGCGGCTCTTTACAACTGTCCTTCAAATTTGAAATGGACGCCAAGAAGAACGCTTGGCGGCCACctgtgcgccgcgcggggtCAAGCGAAGATTCAAACAAATCGAAGAAAAGGCAGCAAAGCGCCACGTATGTGGTCTTCTCCGGGCAAAGCCGGCAGCTGAGCACTTGCGATCCTGCGTTGTACGATCACGCGCAGTCTCCAGGTGACCTCCGCcgacttcttcctcgctaCTTCATCGAACACCGCTTCAGAGCGGCACACCGAAGCACGCGAAAGCGAGAAGACTGGATGCGATTCGGCTCGCTTATTTCGAGGCTCTTCTCGCAATCTGCAGGCAGCGACACACCGACCGCGCGGCCGACTCAGACGCCCTTttggccgcctcctcgtcgtctcgcgtACGGACGTGAGGCATTTCCATTTTCGCCTTGGCATCAACTCTCTTCGGTTCCTCTCAGATCGCAGGTTCcccttcgtcctcctctggcgcttcctgcgcgtccctgctgtctctccacgccgcgcgacgcccgtGGCGCCCCGACTCGGGTCGAACGGAAGGCGAGTCGGCGCTTGCTGGAGAGTTGTGTGGGAGGGGGAGAGGTCTCCTGCGACAGGGGGACACTGAAGATTGTCTTGGGGACGCGCCGTATTCACGCTCTTAGTGCAGTGTGCTTCTCAagagctctctctctccctctttctctgcgcgggACTCCTCTCCTCCACCCAAATTCAGCCACCAGATcggagctgcgcggaggGTTTTGTCAAGCCCCTCTCTTCGGTGGACTCTTGAAGGGATGAAAAACACGTgaacgcggcagcgccagggGCGACACGTCTGCGGACGAGGTGCTCGCTCGATTCTAGAGTCCTGTGTGCATGCTGAAGTGTCTATTGTGTCGAAGGGGCTAGCATTTttgcttctccgccttccgaTGAGCTGAATCAGGGTCAGCCCGTGgaccgcatgcgcgccgcaCCGCTGCAGTTTTCTTGAGACCCCCGCGTCTGTCCCCCCGGCCTGGCGCGGGAGAggtcgctgtctctgcagctgcggaggcttgacctcttttttctctttttcgtgTGTTTggccgcctctccgtctctcaAATGCACGTTCGGCTGCTGCTCTTCGCGAGcgctcgcgaggcgctgggGGTGCCTTCGATGCTCTTGTTCCTCCGTCCCGCTGgacgagaagagacggaAAACCCCCggctggaggacgcggcgagcgaggacgcaCATCGCGCAGGGAgtcgcgagaggcgcctcgAGGGCCGCTCCCGCCCTCCGGAGATCGACGCCGACGGGTGTGCTGCCCCCGCCCCGAGCGACCGCGCGGGGGCATATtcgggcgcgcctgcagcctgcaCTGTCtccgtggcggcgctgctggcgctcaTCGCCGAGCaagcgccgtcgctcgccacACTCCTGCCTTcctgcgccctcgcggtAGACCGCAGACTGCTCACGCAGAACGAAGAAGTTGAACTcacgcgcgacagcgaactcgccctcctccccccggTCAGTGGCGGCTGATaacgaggcgcaggccccgCGGAAAGCAGTTGGAAGGAGAGCAGCGAGGTGTCTCACGAGGACGAGGacaggaggaagcagagaaggcgagggcgttagcaaagagagaggcgctcgGCATCTCGCGAAGCGCGATGAAGCGACAAAGGGATAAATCAAGGCCTGTCTAGatgtgcgtctccgcgctcgcaCAGCTTGCCGGGGCGCCAGTATCTGTCTTTCTAGCCCGCTTCTTGTGCGAGTTGAGACCCTTTTTTGCCTGCGTCGGGGTCGGTTTCTGAGTTTTCATCGCCACAAGGCGCCCCCTCGCGTGTGGGGAGGCCTCGTGCCTAGTGACAGTTTTCACCAGGTGCTTCGCGtccagagacgcgcagccgaTCTCACCGCGATATCTCTTCACTAACGAGTCAAAGACTGTTCAATAAGCAGCTGATAGACCCCACCCGAGCCACTACACAGACCGTGATgcgaaggcagagaagcGGTACTCCACTGCTGACGAATCCCAGCGCCTCTATAATTTTGTACGCTACACAGATCTGTGCAGAGGCCTGCCGCGAATCTCGAAAGAACCATGGAAGGCGCGTGTGTATGGAGgggaggagctgcgccacGTGCCTCACACGAATCGTGCGACAGGAGGTGAACACGTAAGCAAGAaagaggacgccgctgcgTTTTGCTATGTTCTCTCTAAAAGCATTCTACCGCGCGCGTGATTTCTGCCTCGGAAGCGAAGCGGTCTCTCTGTCCCTTCCCTCTGCGATCTCAGGCACGCACCGTCGCTGCAGCAAAACTCTCAAAAGAACTATCCTGAAGTGGAAACACGACGGGACTGGCGTCGCACTGAGCAACGAAGCTTGCACTCGCCGGCACAAGCACGGAAACTGATCCGCACTAACAAGAAAAAATTCGCAATAGCGACTACAACATTCGCGTTCTCTGCTATCAGCgagtgtacatacactgcAGAGGTACCGCAGGCACGGGACGCAAAATTCCGCACACGGAAGTGAGCCACTCAATTCCACTTTTCGCCACGGTATCCCACGAACCGGAGTACTCTCTGCATTCGTGTTGATCTTCCCTTCTCCGCAactccctctcctccctcttgATTTTCTTTCTCGCTTCGCTACGCGCTCACGCCCGCCTTCTCCAGTCTGTGCGCTCTCCGCTGGCGTgttccgcggccgccgctctcgcagcgCTCTCCCTTTTCTTCGCGTGCTGGCGCGGGTCCCGTGAAAACACAATGTAGCACTTCCGCTCATGGACCGCCGAAgatgttttttttttcgaatTCTTTTCGAATTCTCATCCTCGCTTATCAGGGAATGTAGGGTCGCCGCATTTCGCTGCACGGCTGGAAACCCTCTGAAGGATCGGGGGGAAACGCGAAGTCCGGGCCTGCGAAAAGCAGAAACGAAAAGAACACAATTCCAGCACAGCAGAGCCGGGAGCACGCCGACACCACACCTCGCAAGAAAGAAACATCTTGGCGACAGAAAATCGAATGCGAAACGAGAAGGGCTACAGAGATACTCTCCCCCAGAAGgtcacgcgcacgcagacgacgcagcctgAAGGGAAAGCTGCGCTTTTAAGACCAAAGGCAAGAGGAGAAACGCGCAGGCTCGGCCGAGGCGCTGGCAACGTCGTGAAGACGGTGCGACGGGAGGCGGAATTTTcacgcgaaggagagagagacgagcgacAGAAACAAAAACCGAAGCCCCGCCGACAGCGCGAGGCACACAGGGAGGGCCCCTTCGCGCACACACGAAGAAGCGCAAAGCTTGAGACGTTAAAACAGAGAAAAATCGTGGAAAATTGATGCTGTTGAACTTGCCTGGATTGATTTTCAGCTTGGCCCCCATGTACAGAGACACTGCGGGGTGATACGCGCCATTCCCGATGAGGCCTTCGAAAACCCTTCCAAGTCTGAATAGGGGAACAAGAAAAACGATCCCCAGAAGCGCTTTCACACCTTCCCATGGCCAGACTCGCGCGGAAGTACTGCCTCTATAATGCGGCGTCGTTTTATCTATTTTCGTATACACGCAAGCACACCGGATCTACCTCCGTCCGACCAaaaaacatatatatatatataatattAAAAAATAAAGACATATGCGAAAAAGTGCAAATTCCTACATAGagacatacatatgtatatgtgtaagCCGTTTTGAAGTAATTTAAGACatatgtacacatatataaataccTTGGACGCCAGCGGATCAGGAACTAAAACCCGGCGGAAATCCGGATCTCCACGAGACAAAAGCAAATTGATCCATTTTGCAAGCAAAGAAGCAGACAAAACGCGAGAGTCCTTCAAACAAAAAACTCGGCGTCTGGCGTTGCGTCTTCGGAGTGCCTTTCCGGCATTCCGCCTCTCACCGCTGGCCGTTGATGGAAAATTCGATCCACGCGCCTTTGTTGACAACGCACGGTGGAGGTGCGTCGGGGCTGCACATGATTCCcgctgaaaaaaagacaaaCACACAAGCGCATCGAGTGGAATTGGTGTGGACGAAGAGCCCTAACTCCGCCGCTCGGGGCCAAAGAACTCCGCCCTGCGCCTTGCTGTTCAAACTCTATATCTACAACGCTGACGCGGCACGGCCACCtttgcgccgctctctctctctctgctgtaagtacgctgccggcgaatctgcgcgaggagactctcttaggcggcgcgccgtggcTTTTCCACGAGTTggaaggccgcagagacgcgcggggcgaggcgcaaTTCAATACCGAAAACGTTCCTAGACTCACCGTGAAGAAACTCGTACAGCTTTTGGTCCTTTCGCGGATCGGGCAGCCACCAGTTCGGCTCatgcagcgcgaggaagcaccCGATgacgtcgccctcctctgaAACGCAGCGCATGAGAGAGATCGACAGCCTCAGAGAGCTTTCCcaaagcgcgaggagaggggaggcgtctgccgcctaATCAGACACTCAAGCCCTGCGTACAGCGCATTTCCCTCCGCGCTTCCGCTCGCTTCTAGATTTCCTccacgcctcctcgccagctCACTCTCTATTCT
This portion of the Besnoitia besnoiti strain Bb-Ger1 chromosome VII, whole genome shotgun sequence genome encodes:
- a CDS encoding hypothetical protein (encoded by transcript BESB_080490), which codes for MHVRLLLFASAREALGVPSMLLFLRPAGREETENPRLEDAASEDAHRAGSRERRLEGRSRPPEIDADGCAAPAPSDRAGAYSGAPAACTVSVAALLALIAEQAPSLATLLPSCALAVDRRLLTQNEEVELTRDSELALLPPVSGG